The Xenorhabdus doucetiae genome has a window encoding:
- the thiQ gene encoding thiamine ABC transporter ATP-binding protein ThiQ — protein sequence MIKLENITYTYEHLAMYFNVSVKAGERIAILGPSGAGKSTLLSLMAGFQFPEQGNIWLDSENHTNTPPSKRPVSMLFQENNLFSHLTIAQNIGLGLHPGLRLSTGQKKTLQQIAAQVSLEACLSRLPAQLSGGQRQRAALARCLVRHQPILLLDEPFSALDPALRNEMLELLDQICNERQMTLLMVSHNLHDAAKIAPRSLLIVDGKIHYDGETKKLVNGEVDEAGVLGITAF from the coding sequence ATGATTAAACTTGAAAATATCACTTACACTTATGAACACCTTGCCATGTATTTTAATGTCAGCGTAAAGGCCGGAGAACGTATTGCGATCCTCGGCCCAAGCGGGGCGGGTAAAAGCACATTGTTAAGTTTAATGGCCGGTTTTCAGTTTCCAGAACAAGGTAATATCTGGCTGGATAGCGAAAATCATACGAATACCCCACCTTCCAAACGCCCTGTTTCGATGCTGTTTCAGGAAAATAACCTGTTTTCCCATCTGACCATTGCGCAAAATATTGGTTTGGGATTGCACCCCGGATTGCGGTTAAGCACCGGGCAAAAGAAAACGCTGCAACAGATTGCCGCTCAGGTATCACTGGAGGCGTGTTTATCTCGCCTGCCGGCTCAACTTTCTGGCGGGCAGCGCCAACGGGCGGCACTGGCGCGTTGCTTAGTCCGCCACCAGCCGATTTTATTGCTGGATGAACCCTTTTCAGCCCTTGATCCCGCTTTGCGTAATGAAATGCTGGAATTGCTCGATCAGATATGCAATGAGCGACAAATGACTTTACTGATGGTGTCTCACAATCTTCACGATGCCGCGAAAATCGCCCCGCGTTCCCTGCTGATTGTGGATGGAAAAATTCATTATGATGGAGAAACGAAGAAGCTGGTGAATGGCGAGGTGGATGAGGCGGGGGTTTTGGGGATAACAGCTTTTTAA